From one Streptomyces sp. CA-210063 genomic stretch:
- a CDS encoding glycoside hydrolase family 5 protein: MRPARSVLLVAALLLLGLVLIPGTAQAGPAAPTPLPAAVAPSAATPVAANGQLVVCGTKLCNQQGKTIQLRGMSTHGLQWYSQCVTNGSLNALATDWKADVLRISMYVQEGGYETDPRRFTDLVHSAIEQATARGMYAIVDWHMLDPGDPHQNLARAKTFFSEIAQRHRDKNNLLYEIANEPSGVSWSRIKSYAEQLIPVIRAKDPNTPILVGTRAWSSLGVSEGSNESEVVNNQVNAANIMYTFHFYAYSHRDEYLQTLTRAADRIPVFVTEFGTQNYAGEGANDFTMSQRYLDLLAAKKISWVNWNFSDDERTGAVFKPGTCAGNGPWTGTSSLKPSGVWIRDRIRTTDDF, encoded by the coding sequence ATGAGACCGGCACGATCCGTTCTGCTCGTCGCCGCGCTGCTCCTTCTCGGCCTTGTCCTGATCCCGGGAACCGCACAGGCCGGCCCCGCTGCCCCCACTCCCCTTCCGGCGGCCGTGGCCCCGTCGGCGGCCACACCGGTCGCCGCCAACGGACAGCTCGTGGTCTGCGGCACCAAGCTCTGCAACCAGCAAGGAAAAACGATCCAGCTCCGGGGTATGAGCACACACGGTCTGCAGTGGTACAGCCAGTGCGTCACCAACGGCTCGCTCAACGCGCTCGCCACCGACTGGAAGGCGGACGTACTGCGCATCTCCATGTATGTCCAGGAGGGCGGCTACGAGACCGATCCGCGCCGCTTCACCGACCTCGTTCACTCCGCCATCGAGCAGGCCACCGCCCGCGGCATGTACGCCATCGTCGACTGGCACATGCTCGACCCCGGCGACCCGCACCAGAACCTCGCCCGCGCCAAGACCTTCTTCTCCGAGATCGCCCAGCGCCACCGCGACAAGAACAACCTGCTGTACGAGATCGCGAACGAGCCCAGCGGGGTGAGCTGGTCCCGCATCAAGAGCTACGCCGAGCAGCTCATCCCCGTCATCAGGGCCAAGGACCCCAACACCCCGATCCTGGTCGGCACCCGCGCATGGTCCTCGCTCGGTGTCTCGGAGGGCTCGAACGAGTCCGAGGTGGTCAACAACCAGGTGAACGCGGCCAACATCATGTACACGTTCCACTTCTACGCGTACTCGCACCGGGACGAGTACCTGCAGACGCTCACCCGCGCGGCCGACCGCATACCCGTCTTCGTCACCGAGTTCGGCACCCAGAACTACGCGGGTGAGGGCGCGAACGACTTCACCATGTCGCAGCGCTATCTCGATCTGCTGGCGGCCAAGAAGATCAGCTGGGTCAACTGGAACTTCTCCGACGACGAACGCACCGGCGCCGTGTTCAAGCCGGGCACGTGCGCCGGCAACGGTCCGTGGACCGGTACGTCCTCCCTCAAGCCCTCGGGTGTCTGGATCCGCGACCGCATCAGGACGACGGACGACTTCTGA
- a CDS encoding DUF4396 domain-containing protein produces the protein MDHSTHGTHGTQHQHHPGHHGQPASAASWSTAVKATLHCLTGCAIGEILGMVIGTALLWGNVETMVLAIVLAFLFGYSFTLFAVLRVGLAFRTAIKVALAADTVSIAVMELVDNGIIALVPGAMDAHLSDGLFWSALLGGFAVAFLITTPVNKWMIGRGKGHAVVHTYH, from the coding sequence ATGGATCACAGCACGCACGGCACGCACGGCACCCAACACCAGCATCACCCCGGGCACCACGGCCAGCCAGCGTCGGCGGCGTCCTGGTCCACGGCGGTGAAAGCGACGCTGCACTGTCTGACCGGCTGCGCCATCGGTGAGATCCTCGGCATGGTCATCGGCACCGCCCTGCTGTGGGGCAACGTCGAGACCATGGTGCTGGCAATCGTGCTGGCCTTCCTGTTCGGCTACTCGTTCACACTGTTCGCGGTCCTCCGGGTCGGCCTGGCCTTCCGGACGGCGATCAAGGTCGCACTCGCCGCCGACACGGTGTCCATCGCCGTGATGGAGCTCGTCGACAACGGCATCATCGCCCTGGTCCCCGGCGCCATGGACGCCCACCTGTCCGACGGGCTGTTCTGGTCCGCCCTCCTGGGAGGCTTCGCCGTCGCCTTCCTGATCACCACCCCGGTCAACAAGTGGATGATCGGCCGCGGCAAGGGCCACGCCGTCGTCCACACCTACCACTGA
- a CDS encoding YihY/virulence factor BrkB family protein has protein sequence MGTVVHVPQTRDMIGDELSGDEALTALRHYGGRRLLLDAFARFRYADGFTNSRSLAFQVVLGLVPFTIALVGVATTVHTESVGRIIELTLGQIVPGASTGLVEDALDATARSAGSGVWNAVAMWLGLAFAVLNLASAMAQVERGANRIYGIERDRPFLAKYGRSLLLALAAGMPMVLGFLVLVAGDAVGNAVVEALGWPRELLDWWRPLEVPLGVVLAWVASAVIFRWAPRRDQPGYTWLAFGSAVHLVLWITATWLLSLYVAESGSFGAVYGPLTAFVALLLWANLTGVALFLGIAFAAQLEAARAGITEAVQPDPGPGP, from the coding sequence ATGGGGACCGTTGTGCACGTCCCGCAGACGCGGGACATGATCGGGGACGAGCTCTCCGGAGACGAGGCGCTCACCGCGCTGAGGCACTACGGAGGCCGCCGACTGCTCCTCGACGCGTTCGCCCGGTTCCGCTACGCCGACGGCTTCACCAACTCCCGTTCGCTCGCGTTCCAAGTGGTCCTGGGCTTGGTGCCGTTCACCATCGCGCTGGTCGGCGTGGCCACCACCGTGCACACGGAGAGCGTGGGGCGGATCATCGAACTCACCCTGGGCCAGATCGTGCCGGGCGCCAGCACGGGTCTGGTCGAGGACGCTCTGGACGCCACCGCGCGCAGCGCCGGATCCGGAGTCTGGAACGCCGTCGCCATGTGGCTGGGACTGGCCTTCGCCGTACTCAACCTCGCCTCGGCGATGGCGCAGGTCGAGCGGGGCGCCAACCGCATCTACGGCATCGAACGCGACCGGCCGTTCCTGGCCAAGTACGGGCGGTCCCTGCTCCTCGCCCTCGCGGCGGGCATGCCGATGGTCCTGGGGTTCCTCGTGCTCGTCGCGGGGGATGCCGTCGGGAACGCGGTGGTGGAGGCCCTCGGCTGGCCCCGGGAACTGCTCGACTGGTGGAGGCCCCTCGAAGTGCCCCTGGGGGTGGTGCTCGCCTGGGTCGCGTCGGCGGTGATCTTCCGCTGGGCTCCGCGCCGGGACCAGCCGGGCTACACATGGCTCGCGTTCGGCTCGGCGGTCCACCTGGTCCTGTGGATCACGGCCACGTGGCTGCTGTCGCTCTACGTTGCCGAGAGCGGATCATTCGGCGCCGTGTACGGACCGCTGACGGCGTTCGTCGCCCTGCTGCTGTGGGCCAACCTGACCGGCGTGGCGCTGTTCCTCGGCATCGCGTTCGCCGCTCAACTCGAAGCGGCCCGGGCCGGAATCACCGAGGCCGTGCAGCCGGATCCAGGACCGGGGCCGTGA
- a CDS encoding DNA-directed RNA polymerase subunit alpha, giving the protein MLIAQRPSLTEEVVDEFRSRFVIEPLEPGFGYTLGNSLRRTLLSSIPGAAVTSIRVDGVLHEFTTVPGVKEDVTDLILNIKQLVVSSEHDEPVVMYLRKQGPGLVTAADIAPPAGVEVHNPDLVLATLNGKGKLEMELTVERGRGYVSAVQNKQVGQEIGRIPVDSIYSPVLKVTYKVEATRVEQRTDFDKLIVDVETKQAMRPRDAMASAGKTLVELFGLARELNIDAEGIDMGPSPTDAALAADLVLPIEELDLTVRSYNCLKREGVHSVGELVARSEADLLDIRNFGAKSIDEVKAKLADMGLALKDSPPGFNPTAAADSFGAGNDGDGDAGFVETEQY; this is encoded by the coding sequence GTGCTGATTGCTCAGCGTCCGTCCCTGACCGAAGAGGTCGTCGACGAGTTCCGCTCCCGGTTCGTGATCGAGCCGCTGGAGCCGGGCTTCGGTTACACCCTCGGCAACTCCCTTCGCCGTACCCTCCTCTCCTCGATCCCGGGTGCGGCGGTCACGTCCATCCGCGTCGACGGTGTCCTGCACGAGTTCACCACCGTGCCGGGCGTCAAGGAGGACGTCACCGACCTGATCCTCAACATCAAGCAGCTGGTCGTCTCCTCGGAGCACGACGAGCCGGTCGTGATGTACCTGCGCAAGCAGGGCCCGGGTCTGGTCACCGCCGCCGACATCGCGCCCCCGGCCGGTGTCGAGGTGCACAACCCCGACCTCGTCCTCGCCACGCTCAACGGCAAGGGCAAGCTGGAGATGGAGCTGACGGTCGAGCGTGGCCGCGGTTACGTCTCCGCCGTGCAGAACAAGCAGGTGGGCCAGGAGATCGGCCGTATCCCGGTCGACTCCATCTACAGCCCCGTGCTGAAGGTCACGTACAAGGTCGAGGCGACCCGTGTCGAGCAGCGCACCGACTTCGACAAGCTGATCGTCGACGTCGAGACCAAGCAGGCCATGCGTCCGCGTGACGCCATGGCTTCGGCCGGCAAGACCCTGGTCGAGCTGTTCGGTCTGGCCCGCGAGCTCAACATCGACGCCGAGGGCATCGACATGGGCCCGTCCCCCACGGACGCCGCCCTCGCCGCCGACCTGGTACTGCCGATCGAGGAGCTCGACCTCACCGTCCGGTCGTACAACTGCCTCAAGCGTGAGGGCGTCCACTCCGTGGGTGAGCTCGTGGCTCGTTCCGAGGCCGACCTGCTCGACATTCGTAACTTCGGTGCGAAGTCGATCGACGAGGTCAAGGCGAAGCTGGCCGACATGGGCCTGGCTCTCAAGGACAGCCCTCCCGGATTCAACCCGACCGCCGCCGCTGACTCCTTCGGCGCTGGCAATGACGGGGACGGGGACGCGGGCTTTGTGGAGACCGAGCAGTACTGA
- a CDS encoding LLM class flavin-dependent oxidoreductase, which produces MTNVRIGVMYDRDWAPEGLPEFARRAEALGVDDLWVVEDLGWNGGVSAAAVALGATHRLRVGIGITPAPLRSPALLAMELATLARTFPGRLVAGIGHGVREWMVQVGVAPRSPLALLEETITSVRALLRGERVEVTGREVRLDGVKLVHPPTEVPPVVAGVVRPRSLELSGRVADGTLIAEGHGPRDLEHIRELTIKGGATADHTLTVFAFTCVGDDPDEVARTLHPHTEGHGAWLGRPQEEVFTVSGDAARAADGIRELAAAGADTIVLRFVGGDPLGQLEAVLGARQASTA; this is translated from the coding sequence ATGACAAACGTACGGATCGGTGTGATGTACGACCGAGACTGGGCCCCAGAGGGGTTGCCCGAGTTCGCGCGGCGGGCCGAGGCGCTGGGTGTGGACGACCTGTGGGTGGTGGAGGACCTCGGCTGGAACGGCGGCGTGTCGGCGGCGGCCGTGGCCCTGGGCGCGACACACCGCCTGCGGGTGGGCATCGGCATCACCCCGGCCCCGCTGCGCAGCCCGGCGCTGCTGGCGATGGAACTGGCCACGCTGGCCCGGACGTTCCCCGGTCGGCTGGTGGCCGGCATCGGACACGGCGTGCGGGAGTGGATGGTCCAGGTCGGTGTCGCACCCCGCTCCCCGCTGGCTCTGCTGGAGGAGACGATCACCTCCGTGCGCGCGCTGCTGCGAGGTGAGCGCGTCGAAGTGACGGGACGTGAAGTGCGGCTGGACGGAGTCAAGTTGGTGCATCCGCCGACCGAGGTCCCGCCGGTCGTCGCGGGAGTGGTGCGCCCCCGCTCCCTCGAACTGTCCGGCCGGGTCGCCGATGGCACGCTGATCGCCGAGGGCCACGGTCCGCGCGATCTGGAACACATCCGTGAGCTGACCATCAAGGGCGGCGCCACTGCCGACCACACCCTGACCGTCTTCGCCTTCACGTGCGTCGGCGACGACCCCGACGAGGTGGCCCGCACCCTCCACCCCCACACCGAGGGCCACGGCGCCTGGCTGGGCCGCCCTCAGGAGGAGGTCTTCACCGTGTCCGGCGACGCCGCCCGGGCCGCCGACGGCATCCGCGAACTGGCGGCGGCCGGCGCGGACACGATCGTCCTGCGCTTCGTGGGAGGGGATCCGTTGGGGCAGTTGGAGGCCGTGCTCGGAGCCCGGCAAGCGTCCACGGCCTGA